Proteins encoded together in one Mugil cephalus isolate CIBA_MC_2020 chromosome 16, CIBA_Mcephalus_1.1, whole genome shotgun sequence window:
- the mapta gene encoding microtubule-associated protein tau isoform X9: protein MDYMNNASNSYSSGDTMSASLANMTINDQHHQENGVAKMKEDEAAFSENGVKSVSELSQPESSHCEDEVQPAELAAEKEGAEGVSELSGIESASSEDGSQLAGGAASTAQAKMDNGDKTGAKPQTPGARTSARTGAQPASAKKLPTPKIEKDAKSGQSSPGTPKSPSSQALSAKSAAEANKVKKVAVVRSTPKSPASLKSRPPAPLAAAAPMPDLKNVRSKIGSTDNIKHQPGGGKVKILDQKVDFSNAQSKCGSKDNIKHVPGGGNVQILDKKLDLTNVQARCGSKANLKHTPGGGKVQILDKKLDLTNVQSRCGSKDNIKHVPGGGNVQIVHKKIDLSNVTSKCGSKGNLHHKPGGGNIEIKNEKLEFKVQSKIGSLDNIGHVPGGGQRRIESHKLTFRETAKARTDHGAEIVALEDSPHQLSTVSSSGSINMADSPQLSTLADQVSASLAKQGL, encoded by the exons ATGGACTACATGAACAACGCCTCAAACAGCTACAGTTCTGGGGACACCATGAGCGCCTCCTTAGCCAACATGACCATCAACGACCAGCACCACCAGGAGAACGGAGTCGCCAAAATGAAAG AGGATGAAGCAGCGTTCAGTGAAAACGGAGTGAAATCTGTGTCTGAGCTCTCTCAGCCAGAGAGCAGCCACTGTGAGGACGAGGTGCAGCCTG CGGAGTTGgctgcagagaaagaaggagctgaaggtgTGTCTGAGCTCTCGGGTATAGAGAGCGCCTCGAGTGAAGATGGAAGTCAACTTG CGGGAGGAGCAGCTTCAACAG ctCAAGCGAAAATGGATAATGGAGATAAG ACTGGTGCAAAACCTCAGACCCCCGGAGCCAGAACTTCTGCCAGAACTGGAGCTCAACCAG CTAGTGCCAAGAAACTCCCCACTCCAAAAATTGAGAAAG ATGCCAAGAGTGGACAGAGCAGCCCTGGTACTCCCAAATCCCCTTCTAGCCAAGCGCTCTCCGCGAAGTCTGCAGCTGAGGCCAACAAAGTGAAGAAGGTGGCAGTGGTGCGCTCCACTCCCAAATCCCCGGCCTCGCTGAAGAGCCGCCCGCCGGCCCCTCTAGCCGCCGCAGCGCCGATGCCCGACCTGAAGAACGTCAGGTCCAAGATCGGCTCCACAGACAACATCAAACACCAGCCCGGAGGTGGAAAG GTAAAAATCCTTGATCAGAAGGTGGACTTTTCTAATGCGCAGTCTAAGTGCGGCTCCAAAGACAATATCAAACATGTACCCGGTGGCGGCAAT GTTCAAATCCTCGACAAGAAGCTGGACTTAACCAACGTCCAGGCGCGCTGCGGTTCTAAAGCCAACCTGAAGCACACGCCTGGTGGCGGCAAG GTACAAATTCTTGATAAGAAGTTGGATTTAACCAATGTGCAGTCCCGGTGCGGCTCCAAAgataatataaaacatgtacCCGGTGGTGGCAAT gttcagatTGTGCACAAGAAGATCGATCTGAGCAACGTCACTTCTAAATGTGGATCAAAAGGCAACCTGCATCACAAGCCGG gaGGTGGAAATATTGAGATCAAAAACGAGAAGCTGGAGTTCAAAGTTCAGTCCAAGATCGGCTCTCTGGACAACATTGGCCACGTCCCTGGAGGCGGACAGAGAAGG ATTGAGAGCCACAAACTGACCTTCCGCGAGACTGCCAAGGCCCGCACCGACCACGGCGCCGAGATCGTCGCCTTGGAAGACTCCCCCCACCAGCTCAGCACCGTGTCGTCCTCCGGCAGCATCAACATGGCCGACTCTCCGCAGCTCTCCACGCTGGCCGACCAGGTGTCCGCCTCCCTGGCCAAACAAGGCTTGTGA
- the mapta gene encoding microtubule-associated protein tau isoform X10: MDYMNNASNSYSSGDTMSASLANMTINDQHHQENGVAKMKEDEAAFSENGVKSVSELSQPESSHCEDEVQPAELAAEKEGAEGVSELSGIESASSEDGSQLAGGAASTAQAKMDNGDKTGAKPQTPGARTSARTGAQPDAKSGQSSPGTPKSPSSQALSAKSAAEANKVKKVAVVRSTPKSPASLKSRPPAPLAAAAPMPDLKNVRSKIGSTDNIKHQPGGGKVKILDQKVDFSNAQSKCGSKDNIKHVPGGGNVQILDKKLDLTNVQARCGSKANLKHTPGGGKVQILDKKLDLTNVQSRCGSKDNIKHVPGGGNVQIVHKKIDLSNVTSKCGSKGNLHHKPGGGNIEIKNEKLEFKVQSKIGSLDNIGHVPGGGQRRIESHKLTFRETAKARTDHGAEIVALEDSPHQLSTVSSSGSINMADSPQLSTLADQVSASLAKQGL, from the exons ATGGACTACATGAACAACGCCTCAAACAGCTACAGTTCTGGGGACACCATGAGCGCCTCCTTAGCCAACATGACCATCAACGACCAGCACCACCAGGAGAACGGAGTCGCCAAAATGAAAG AGGATGAAGCAGCGTTCAGTGAAAACGGAGTGAAATCTGTGTCTGAGCTCTCTCAGCCAGAGAGCAGCCACTGTGAGGACGAGGTGCAGCCTG CGGAGTTGgctgcagagaaagaaggagctgaaggtgTGTCTGAGCTCTCGGGTATAGAGAGCGCCTCGAGTGAAGATGGAAGTCAACTTG CGGGAGGAGCAGCTTCAACAG ctCAAGCGAAAATGGATAATGGAGATAAG ACTGGTGCAAAACCTCAGACCCCCGGAGCCAGAACTTCTGCCAGAACTGGAGCTCAACCAG ATGCCAAGAGTGGACAGAGCAGCCCTGGTACTCCCAAATCCCCTTCTAGCCAAGCGCTCTCCGCGAAGTCTGCAGCTGAGGCCAACAAAGTGAAGAAGGTGGCAGTGGTGCGCTCCACTCCCAAATCCCCGGCCTCGCTGAAGAGCCGCCCGCCGGCCCCTCTAGCCGCCGCAGCGCCGATGCCCGACCTGAAGAACGTCAGGTCCAAGATCGGCTCCACAGACAACATCAAACACCAGCCCGGAGGTGGAAAG GTAAAAATCCTTGATCAGAAGGTGGACTTTTCTAATGCGCAGTCTAAGTGCGGCTCCAAAGACAATATCAAACATGTACCCGGTGGCGGCAAT GTTCAAATCCTCGACAAGAAGCTGGACTTAACCAACGTCCAGGCGCGCTGCGGTTCTAAAGCCAACCTGAAGCACACGCCTGGTGGCGGCAAG GTACAAATTCTTGATAAGAAGTTGGATTTAACCAATGTGCAGTCCCGGTGCGGCTCCAAAgataatataaaacatgtacCCGGTGGTGGCAAT gttcagatTGTGCACAAGAAGATCGATCTGAGCAACGTCACTTCTAAATGTGGATCAAAAGGCAACCTGCATCACAAGCCGG gaGGTGGAAATATTGAGATCAAAAACGAGAAGCTGGAGTTCAAAGTTCAGTCCAAGATCGGCTCTCTGGACAACATTGGCCACGTCCCTGGAGGCGGACAGAGAAGG ATTGAGAGCCACAAACTGACCTTCCGCGAGACTGCCAAGGCCCGCACCGACCACGGCGCCGAGATCGTCGCCTTGGAAGACTCCCCCCACCAGCTCAGCACCGTGTCGTCCTCCGGCAGCATCAACATGGCCGACTCTCCGCAGCTCTCCACGCTGGCCGACCAGGTGTCCGCCTCCCTGGCCAAACAAGGCTTGTGA